A genomic region of Choristoneura fumiferana chromosome 17, NRCan_CFum_1, whole genome shotgun sequence contains the following coding sequences:
- the LOC141437116 gene encoding uncharacterized protein: MNCPTDIPTLRYYFNLGVECMWAAYGPPQRHYSPRDLAQDMQQISLQDRGPSNGAHDHKHKPGDKPPPNKGNGQRPLLGPRKRRSGCSSLASPVQMGNLDT, translated from the exons ATGAACTGTCCCACAGACATCCCGACGCTGCGGTATTACTTCAACTTGGGCGTGGAGTGCATGTGGGCCGCCTACGGGCCGCCGCAACGCCATTATTCGCCGCGGGACTTAGCTCAA GACATGCAGCAAATTTCGCTGCAGGACCGCGGGCCCTCGAACGGCGCCCACGACCACAAGCACAAGCCGGGGGATAAGCCGCCGCCCAACAAGGGCAACGGCCAgcgcccactgctgggcccacG AAAGAGACGGTCTGGTTGTAGTTCCCTCGCGAGCCCAGTGCAAATGGGGAACTTGGACACATAA
- the LOC141437078 gene encoding uncharacterized protein, producing MKYSPDNDGIFVVEVQQSTAYRPNNKSLQNSPPHDPQISTNQALIHRVPEEMEPRCNEDDRSSEKLREKALALSSTGLSISDLSMSSIGSHNVSYSYGSQVGYEQGPFGYPVYAGYDIPKEDIGDGIIHDNSREPLITKTPTDPDKPVVTAAIFKQDSIIGSDALQGPGYCIEGSTDGPLLSDVQAREVSLQHIHDQMEKKLENGVAVIVSEKIESPKKTFNRADSLPVRLEDEKIPDAVIDKTMAMETIQEVDIPSKDALKGKRASLPIIRTEMYESVKDAIMPSGSPKFEKFSNDTSPSDAIEVQPPMITITEEECGKSEIGS from the coding sequence ATGAAGTACTCACCAGATAACGACGGTATTTTCGTCGTGGAGGTGCAACAGTCCACCGCGTACCGGCCTAACAACAAGTCGCTCCAAAACTCTCCCCCACACGACCCTCAGATCTCCACCAATCAGGCTCTCATACATCGTGTTCCCGAAGAAATGGAGCCCAGGTGCAACGAAGATGATAGAAGCAGTGAAAAGTTGAGAGAAAAGGCCTTAGCCTTATCCAGTACAGGGTTGTCTATCTCAGATCTTAGTATGTCTTCCATTGGCTCCCACAACGTAAGCTATTCCTACGGCAGTCAAGTAGGGTACGAACAAGGACCTTTTGGATACCCAGTGTACGCTGGTTATGATATACCCAAGGAAGATATCGGAGATGGAATAATTCACGACAACTCAAGAGAACCTCTCATTACTAAAACCCCTACAGATCCAGACAAACCAGTTGTGACCGCAGCTATATTTAAGCAAGATTCTATTATTGGTAGCGATGCGCTCCAAGGTCCAGGATATTGTATCGAAGGGTCCACAGATGGACCTTTGTTGTCTGATGTACAAGCTAGAGAAGTCAGCTTGCAACACATTCATGATCAAATGGAGAAGAAATTAGAAAACGGGGTAGCGGTTATCGTTTCTGAAAAGATTGAAAGCCCGAAGAAGACTTTCAACAGAGCTGACAGTTTGCCAGTACGGTTAGAAGATGAAAAAATCCCAGATGCTGTTATAGATAAAACTATGGCTATGGAGACGATTCAAGAAGTTGATATTCCATCGAAAGACGCGTTAAAAGGGAAACGAGCTTCACTTCCTATTATAAGAACAGAGATGTATGAATCGGTTAAGGATGCAATAATGCCCTCGGGCTCGCCTAAATTTGAGAAGTTTTCTAATGATACCTCTCCATCTGATGCGATAGAGGTCCAACCGCCGATGATCACCATCACAGAGGAGGAGTGCGGAAAGTCTGAAATTGGTAGTTAA